A genomic region of Camelus ferus isolate YT-003-E chromosome 35, BCGSAC_Cfer_1.0, whole genome shotgun sequence contains the following coding sequences:
- the LOC116661492 gene encoding LOW QUALITY PROTEIN: insulin-like growth factor 1 receptor (The sequence of the model RefSeq protein was modified relative to this genomic sequence to represent the inferred CDS: inserted 1 base in 1 codon): MCELMHMCWQYNPKMRPSFLETSSSIKDKMEPGFQEVSFYYSKENKPPEPEELDLEPENMESVPLDPLASSSSLLLSDRHSGHKAEKGPGPGVLVLRASFDERQPYAHMNXGRKNLRALPLPQSSTCCSWSRVPGKQ; encoded by the exons at GTGTGAGCTGATGCACATGTGCTGGCAGTACAATCCCAAGATGAGGCCCTCCTTCCTGGAGACCAGCAGCAGCATCAAGGACAAGATGGAGCCCGGCTTCCAGGAGGTGTCCTTCTACTACAGCAAGGAGAACAAGCCGCCTGAACCCGAGGAGCTGGACCTGGAGCCAGAGAACATGGAGAGCGTCCCCCTGGACCCCTTGGCCTCCTCGTCCTCCCTGCTGCTGTCTGACAGACACTCAGGACACAAGGCCGAGAAGGGCCCCGGCCCCGGCGTGCTGGTCCTGCGAGCCAGCTTCGACGAGAGACAGCCTTACGCGCACATGA GGGGCCGCAAGAACCTGcgggccctgcctctgccccagtcTTCGACCTGCTGCTCCTGGAGCCGAGTCCCGGGCAAACAGTAA